The genomic region CTGCATCGAGACGCACCCGGTGACCGATCTCGACGGGCTGCTCCGCTTCGCCGCCCGGTCGCGACTCGCCGACGGCGGCTTCGGCTACCTCGGCGCCGACGGGCGAGTGCCGCCCGACCGGCCGGTCGAGACGTGGATCGTCGCGCGGATGACGCACGTCTTCGGGCTGGCTGCCCTGCTGGGCCGACCGGGAGCGGACGCGCTGGCCCGGCACGGCGTCGCGGCGCTGACCGACGGGCCGCTGCACGACCGCGCGCACGGCGGATGGTCCGCCGCCACCGACGACGACACGAAGACCGCCTACGTGCACGCGTTCGTGGTGCTGGCCGGCGCGACGGCCACTGCGGCCGGCATCGATGGCGGCCGGGTGCTGCTCGGCGACGCGCTGGACGTCTGGCGGACCCGGTTCTGCGACGACGACGCCGGCCTGGCCGTCGAGGAGTGGGACCGGGCGTGGACGCGGCTGGACGGCTACCGCGGCGTCAACGCCAACATGCACGGGGTCGAGGCGATGCTGGCCGCCGCCGACGCCGTGGACGACGCCGCCACGGCCGAATGGCTGCGCGACCGGGCGCGGCGCGCCACCGAGCGGGTCGTGCACGGCTGGGCCCGCGAGCGCGACTGGCGGCTGCCCGAGCACTTCACGCACCGCTGGGAGCCCGTGCTCGACTACAACCGCGAGCGCCCGGCCGACCCGTTCCGCCCCTATGGCGTGACGGTCGGGCACCAGTTCGAGTGGGCGCGCCTCGCGCTGCACGTCCGCGCCGTCGTCGACGACCCGCCGGCCTGGCTGCTGGACGACGCGGTGGACCTCTTCGACGCCGCAGCCGCGCGCGGCTGGGCGGCCGACGGGCACGACGGATTCCCGTACACCCTCGACTGGGACGACCGGCCGGTCGTCGGCGCGCGCCTGCACTGGGTGCTGTGCGAGGCCGTGGCCGCGGCGTCCGTCCTGGCGCAGGTGACCGGCGAGCCGCGCTACCGGGAGCTGGCCCGACGGTGGCGGGAGCACGGCGAACGCCGCTTCGCCGACCCGACGACGGGCAGCTGGCACCACGAGCTGACCCCGGCCGGTCAGGTCGCGACGGGCACCTGGACGGGGCAACCGGACGCTTACCACCTCGCCCAGATGCTGCTGCTCGACGGCCGACCGGTGCGCGGGAGCGTCGCGGCGACGCTGCGCTGAACTGCTCGTACAGGTGTCCGGCGGGGGTGCCCGGGGTAGGGAGCGGCGGTCACCATCGAGATCGAGGAGGGCCCCTATGGCCAGCGTGCAGGAGGCCGTCGACGTCGACGTGCCCATCCGCGTCGCCTACGACCAGTGGACGCAGTTCGAGTCCTTCCCCCAGTTCATGGGCGGGGTCGAGCGCATCACCCAGCTCGACGACACCCACACCCACTGGGTCACCAACATCGACGGCGTGAAGCGTGAGTTCGACGCCGAGATCACCGAGCAGCACCCCGAGGAGCGCGTCGCCTGGACGAGCACGAGCGGTGAGGCCAAGCACGCCGGCGTCGTCACGTTCCACCGCCTGGACGACGCCAGGACCCGGGTCATGATCCAGATCGACTGGGAACCCGAGGGCCTGGTCGAGAAGGCCGGCGCCGCCCTGGGCTTCGACGACCGGCAGATCAAGGCCGACGCGAAGAAATTCAAGGAGTTCATCGAGAGCCGCGGCACCGAGACCGGCGCCTGGCGCGGGGACGTCCAGCGCCCCAGCTGAGCACCGAGCCCCTCACGATCGACGGCGCCCGTCCCCTCTCCGGGGGCGGGCGCCGTCGTCGTCCGCGGTTCCGCGGCGCCTATTCCGCGTCGAGGTCCTGGGCCACCAGGCCGGCGATCCGGTCGAGCACGGCATGGTCGTCGCTGCTGACCACGACCTCGGCGCCCTGCTTGGCGCCGAGCGTCATGATCATCAGGGGCGAGCCGGCATCGACGGGGTTCCCGCCCGGGGTGGCCAGGGTGACCGGCACCCCGGCCTTGCCGACTGCCTCGGCGATCAGTGCTGCTGGCCGGGCGTGCAGTCCCACCCGCGATCCGACGGTGACGGTCTGACTGGGCATCGATCCTCTTCCTCGCTGCTGGGACGGGTGCTGGCCGGACGGGGTGGTCGTGAGCATGCCGCTCAGGCGCTCGCCGCGCGCGCCGGGACGTGGGCCGGGGTATGGGCGTGCTCCAGGTCGACGGCGTCCTCGGGAGCCTCCTCCGCGTCGGACCGCCCGATGCTCTTCGCGACGGTGACGGCGATGCCGCCCACGACGGCGCCGATGGCGATCGCCAGCAGCCAGAGCAGGAAGTTGCTGATCGCGAAGAAGACGAACACCCCACCGTGCGGAGCCCGTGCCTCGATCTCCAGTACCGCCACGATCGCACCGGTGGTCGCGCCGCCGAGCATCATCGACGGGATCACGCGGACGGGGTCGGCCGCAGCGAAGGGGATGGCCCCCTCGGAGATGAACGAGAGGCCGAGCAGCCAGGCCGCCTTGCCGTTCTCCCGCTCCGCGGGGGTGTAGAGCCTCGAGCGGAGGGCCGTGCTGAGCGCCATGGCCAGCGGCGGCACCATGCCGGCGGCCATCACGGTCGCCATGATCACGAACGAGCCGCTGGTCTGCGAGGCCAGGCCTGCGGTGGCGAAGAGGTACGCCGCCTTGTTGACCGGGCCGCCCAGGTCGAAGCACATCATCAGGCCGAGGATGATCCCGAGCAGGATGGCGGAGGAGCCGCTCAAGCCGTTGAGCCAGTCGCCCAGGCCCTCGAGCGCCGCGGCCAGCGGGCGGCCGAGCACCATCACCATGATGCCGCTGGAGATGAGCGTCGCCACCAGCGGGATGATCACCACGGGCTGCAGTCCGCGGACACCCGACGGCAGGCGCCAGCGGCTGATCCACAGCGCCACCAGGCCGGCGAGGATGCCGCCCACCAGGCCGCCGAGGAAGCCGGCGCCCACGGTCACCGACACCGCACCGACCACGAAACCGGGCGCGATGCCCGGGCGGTCGGCGATCGCGTAGGCGATGTAGCCGGCCAGGGCGGGGACCAGGAACGCGAAGGCCGCCTGTCCGAGGACGGTGCAGACCGCGCCCAGGTAGCCGAGGACCCCGAAGCGGAGCTCCTCGGTGCTCTGGCCGACCGGGAGGTCGAACAGCGAGTTGTTCAGCACCCAGCTGAGGGCGTAGCTCTGCCCCTCGGCGTCCGGGTTGCCGTTGACGATCTGGTATCCGCCGAGGGCGAAGCCCAGGGCGATGAGCAGCCCGCCGGCCGCGACGAACGGGATCATGTAGCTCACACCGGTGAGCAGCCAGCGGCGGATCTCCGAGCCGGTGCGCGCACCTCCGCCGCTCGACACGGAGGAGGTGTCGCCCGAGGCGGTGCCGGAGACGCGGCGGGCGTTCGGGTCGTCCGCGGCGGCCAGTGCCTCGCGGATCATCACCTCGGGCTCGTTGATCGCCCGCTTCGTCCCGCTCTGCACGAGCGGCTTGC from Blastococcus colisei harbors:
- a CDS encoding AGE family epimerase/isomerase, whose amino-acid sequence is MTDLDGLLRFAARSRLADGGFGYLGADGRVPPDRPVETWIVARMTHVFGLAALLGRPGADALARHGVAALTDGPLHDRAHGGWSAATDDDTKTAYVHAFVVLAGATATAAGIDGGRVLLGDALDVWRTRFCDDDAGLAVEEWDRAWTRLDGYRGVNANMHGVEAMLAAADAVDDAATAEWLRDRARRATERVVHGWARERDWRLPEHFTHRWEPVLDYNRERPADPFRPYGVTVGHQFEWARLALHVRAVVDDPPAWLLDDAVDLFDAAAARGWAADGHDGFPYTLDWDDRPVVGARLHWVLCEAVAAASVLAQVTGEPRYRELARRWREHGERRFADPTTGSWHHELTPAGQVATGTWTGQPDAYHLAQMLLLDGRPVRGSVAATLR
- a CDS encoding SRPBCC family protein, giving the protein MASVQEAVDVDVPIRVAYDQWTQFESFPQFMGGVERITQLDDTHTHWVTNIDGVKREFDAEITEQHPEERVAWTSTSGEAKHAGVVTFHRLDDARTRVMIQIDWEPEGLVEKAGAALGFDDRQIKADAKKFKEFIESRGTETGAWRGDVQRPS
- a CDS encoding HPr family phosphocarrier protein → MPSQTVTVGSRVGLHARPAALIAEAVGKAGVPVTLATPGGNPVDAGSPLMIMTLGAKQGAEVVVSSDDHAVLDRIAGLVAQDLDAE
- a CDS encoding PTS fructose transporter subunit IIABC — encoded protein: MPALITPDLVALDADLGADKAAVVRRLAELVAAAGRATNTDALQADVLAREAQAATGLPGGIAIPHCRSAAVTEASLAFARLSPKVDFGAPDGPADLAFLIAAPAHGDADHLTLLTALARALVRPEFVASLRSAASDEEIVALVQEVVSPAPAAGPAGATGGATAAAPAAGPAAEPAARKSIVVVSACPTGIAHTYMAADKLAAAGEAAGVDVHVETQGSSGSTPLDPAVIRAADAAIFAVDVGVRDQGRFAGKPLVQSGTKRAINEPEVMIREALAAADDPNARRVSGTASGDTSSVSSGGGARTGSEIRRWLLTGVSYMIPFVAAGGLLIALGFALGGYQIVNGNPDAEGQSYALSWVLNNSLFDLPVGQSTEELRFGVLGYLGAVCTVLGQAAFAFLVPALAGYIAYAIADRPGIAPGFVVGAVSVTVGAGFLGGLVGGILAGLVALWISRWRLPSGVRGLQPVVIIPLVATLISSGIMVMVLGRPLAAALEGLGDWLNGLSGSSAILLGIILGLMMCFDLGGPVNKAAYLFATAGLASQTSGSFVIMATVMAAGMVPPLAMALSTALRSRLYTPAERENGKAAWLLGLSFISEGAIPFAAADPVRVIPSMMLGGATTGAIVAVLEIEARAPHGGVFVFFAISNFLLWLLAIAIGAVVGGIAVTVAKSIGRSDAEEAPEDAVDLEHAHTPAHVPARAASA